A genomic window from Fibrobacterota bacterium includes:
- a CDS encoding TIGR02147 family protein: MVRPELHDYTDFRIYLRDVLAWHRRRGDESFLQRELLKRLGVASTGFISNLVAGRKNLTPTQIRRFAEILEFSESDALYFDALVHFGQSKDQSQRQEWLERLSQLRTVALETLAPKGMSMFSHSEAVFLYEYLTISEFDGDFDRLGAAFDPPVSGDRIREALAVLESSGLVERDEKDRLRVCSTAVSSGPSPSSQDLANFHRRTMALARRSLSQTPQPERDLSVLTLGLSDDGFRRIRSEIAHFRRRLVAIALEETRADRVFQLNFHLFPVTRTLEEVV, encoded by the coding sequence GCTTCACGATTACACCGATTTCCGCATTTATCTGCGTGATGTCCTCGCTTGGCACCGTCGGCGAGGGGATGAATCGTTTCTGCAGAGGGAACTCCTCAAGCGCTTGGGCGTGGCCTCCACGGGCTTCATCTCCAATCTGGTGGCGGGTCGCAAGAATCTCACGCCCACCCAGATCCGCCGGTTCGCGGAAATCCTCGAGTTTTCCGAATCCGACGCCCTGTACTTTGATGCCTTGGTTCATTTCGGGCAATCCAAGGACCAATCCCAACGCCAGGAGTGGCTGGAACGACTGAGTCAACTGAGGACCGTGGCCCTGGAAACCCTCGCCCCCAAGGGCATGAGCATGTTTTCCCACTCGGAGGCCGTGTTCCTCTACGAGTACCTCACCATTTCCGAGTTCGATGGCGATTTCGATCGGCTGGGGGCGGCGTTCGATCCGCCCGTTTCCGGCGATCGCATCCGCGAAGCCCTGGCGGTCCTGGAATCGTCTGGACTCGTGGAACGGGATGAAAAGGATCGACTCCGCGTCTGCAGCACGGCCGTGAGTTCAGGACCGAGCCCCAGCTCCCAGGATTTGGCGAACTTCCATCGCCGCACCATGGCCTTGGCCCGCCGGTCGCTCTCCCAAACCCCGCAGCCCGAGCGAGATCTTTCGGTGCTCACGCTGGGGTTGTCGGATGACGGATTCCGTCGCATCCGTTCGGAGATCGCCCATTTCCGACGTCGTCTGGTGGCCATCGCCTTGGAAGAAACGCGGGCGGATCGGGTGTTCCAGCTGAACTTCCATCTGTTTCCGGTCACGCGCACGTTGGAGGAGGTGGTATGA